The Petrotoga olearia DSM 13574 genome includes a region encoding these proteins:
- a CDS encoding ATP-binding cassette domain-containing protein, producing the protein MISGAFNIMKETFKVNSKKIIIPIFMAIIYCAFFNILLSFLVQIAIDTALTTEVEFKNLILIGILLLFSCIFYIFIYRWQIIESKKLTLRLRSKTLKDIMGTQLDLNLRDQERITFGTFSTIVNEDLDNYSNSINFVIIPLVKQFLTITAGLIYGFIYSPVLTITVILFVFFYQITNSYLARKVRDKKIISKNKKEVVKHYFNDVNHNIPLLRVWKLLEETKGTFNFKYESYFQNEEKVAWFQSIINLFSKHLIAALEFFIFLFGLYLAKQGHITIGTVVGLWNGLVGSILWSVVEIPYIYEDLSTALASENRIKRFINKGKNEIKDQIQASEKKEPETDLKLIAKDVSFSYNKEEILKDINLEIDSKNKIYFLRGESGSGKTTLAKLLLGLYKPNSGEIYISTAAGKDYNLLNYCSYVPQTPELMPLSVKDNICLGLEIETEELEKIIEKVNLKEKINSLKNGIYEIITEDNVSVGEAQRINIARAILNNKRFIILDEPFSAIDQKNKRALVELIKNTKDISFLIISHELNLGLEGELLEI; encoded by the coding sequence ATGATATCTGGTGCTTTTAACATCATGAAAGAAACTTTTAAAGTAAATTCTAAAAAGATAATAATCCCAATATTTATGGCTATTATTTATTGTGCTTTTTTCAATATATTATTATCATTTCTAGTGCAAATAGCCATTGATACGGCTTTAACAACGGAAGTTGAGTTTAAAAATTTAATCCTAATTGGAATCTTACTACTGTTTTCATGCATTTTCTATATCTTTATATACAGATGGCAGATAATTGAATCAAAGAAGTTGACATTGCGACTGAGAAGTAAAACTCTAAAAGATATTATGGGCACTCAATTAGATTTAAATTTAAGAGATCAAGAAAGAATAACTTTTGGGACATTTTCTACGATTGTCAATGAGGATTTAGATAATTATTCCAATAGTATTAATTTTGTTATTATACCGTTAGTAAAACAGTTTTTGACAATAACTGCAGGCTTAATTTACGGATTTATATACTCACCAGTGCTTACTATTACGGTAATTTTATTCGTATTTTTTTATCAAATTACAAATAGCTATTTAGCAAGAAAGGTTAGGGATAAGAAGATTATTTCTAAGAACAAAAAAGAAGTAGTAAAGCACTATTTCAACGATGTCAATCATAATATACCACTACTTAGAGTATGGAAATTATTAGAAGAGACGAAGGGAACTTTCAATTTCAAATATGAAAGTTATTTTCAGAACGAAGAAAAAGTTGCATGGTTTCAAAGCATAATTAATCTATTTTCGAAGCATTTAATAGCTGCATTAGAATTTTTTATATTCCTTTTTGGACTTTATCTTGCAAAGCAAGGGCATATAACCATAGGAACGGTAGTGGGGCTTTGGAACGGCTTGGTAGGTTCGATACTTTGGTCGGTGGTAGAAATTCCCTACATATATGAAGATCTATCGACAGCCTTGGCTTCAGAAAATAGAATAAAAAGGTTTATTAATAAAGGGAAAAATGAAATTAAAGATCAGATACAAGCAAGTGAAAAGAAGGAACCAGAAACTGATTTAAAACTTATCGCAAAGGATGTTAGCTTTTCCTACAACAAAGAAGAGATTCTAAAAGATATTAATTTAGAAATAGACTCTAAAAACAAAATATACTTTTTAAGGGGAGAATCGGGTTCGGGGAAGACGACCTTAGCAAAACTATTATTGGGGCTTTATAAGCCAAATAGTGGAGAAATCTATATATCCACCGCAGCAGGTAAGGATTACAATCTTTTAAATTATTGTTCATATGTTCCCCAAACTCCTGAACTAATGCCGCTATCAGTAAAAGATAATATCTGTTTAGGTTTGGAAATAGAAACTGAAGAGCTTGAAAAGATTATAGAAAAGGTAAATCTTAAGGAAAAAATAAATAGCCTAAAAAACGGCATTTATGAGATTATAACTGAAGACAATGTTTCAGTAGGAGAAGCTCAAAGAATAAATATAGCAAGAGCCATACTAAATAATAAACGCTTTATAATACTAGATGAGCCATTTTCGGCCATAGATCAGAAAAACAAAAGGGCTTTAGTAGAATTGATTAAAAACACTAAGGATATCAGTTTTTTAATAATTAGCCATGAATTAAACCTTGGATTAGAAGGAGAATTATTAGAAATATAA
- a CDS encoding ATP-binding cassette domain-containing protein produces MNSIRKNIVKPIKYLIISTGIIAIIAGGLDFFIANSYKYLTDNYREIEFIKYVSFFTFLFVGILFMRLLLEYLGKKMDIMVEKEISNKILERLFFENIQDIEYNGISKYISLYSQDAPRVSNFPSRVYIPFISGAIGFILALIYGIYNSWILTLIVILTSVSSILIIRYFNKKIVLKNEKFMQSLDLLNKYTSFIKNNQLIIKSYRSEDFVKRKLENGVEQYNDTTIERAKLNGTMRSVSIGMGLLFNTLWMVVGIFMIRGGYLNLGSFIGFMYFSSAFNWPFFEMTNIWNEYVDIKVSLVRIMEYNKEHGENHYKKRERIGFNLLETKDLEFKYPDGKIIKYPDITIKEKEWVAITGKSGSGKTTFLKLLLGLYKPSSGEIRYNKNFRPEQFSENIGYVPQINLIFNDNLSYNLNLDNSKELSKLQNELLTRFGLEKIDTTIFENLEKDLGTNFEHTISGGQKQRLGIIRALGKGYNILILDEITSALDEENAKRILEFLKTLGVTVVMVTHKTDSMKYYDREIRIDG; encoded by the coding sequence ATGAATAGTATTAGAAAAAATATAGTTAAACCGATTAAGTATTTGATAATTTCAACTGGGATAATAGCCATTATAGCAGGAGGGCTAGACTTTTTTATAGCTAATTCATATAAATACCTAACTGATAATTATAGAGAAATTGAATTTATTAAATATGTTAGTTTTTTCACTTTTTTATTCGTTGGGATCTTATTTATGAGATTACTTCTAGAATACTTAGGAAAGAAAATGGATATAATGGTTGAAAAAGAGATAAGCAATAAAATATTAGAAAGATTATTTTTTGAAAATATACAGGATATAGAATACAACGGTATTTCAAAATATATATCCCTTTACTCACAAGATGCGCCCAGGGTTTCAAATTTCCCATCTAGGGTATATATTCCATTTATAAGTGGAGCCATCGGTTTTATATTAGCCTTAATATATGGAATTTATAATTCCTGGATACTTACATTAATAGTCATTTTAACATCAGTATCTTCTATACTTATTATAAGATATTTTAATAAGAAGATAGTTTTAAAAAACGAAAAATTTATGCAATCTCTAGATTTGTTAAATAAATACACATCCTTTATAAAAAATAATCAGCTTATAATAAAATCCTATAGGAGCGAAGATTTCGTAAAAAGGAAATTAGAAAATGGTGTTGAACAATACAATGACACTACCATAGAGAGAGCCAAATTAAACGGTACTATGAGATCTGTAAGCATCGGTATGGGACTATTATTCAATACTTTATGGATGGTTGTAGGAATATTTATGATTAGGGGAGGATACTTAAATCTAGGAAGCTTTATTGGCTTTATGTATTTTTCTTCAGCCTTTAATTGGCCGTTTTTTGAAATGACCAATATTTGGAATGAATATGTAGATATAAAAGTCTCTTTGGTGCGTATAATGGAATACAATAAAGAACATGGAGAGAATCATTATAAGAAAAGAGAAAGAATTGGTTTTAATCTATTAGAAACCAAAGATCTCGAATTTAAGTACCCCGATGGAAAGATTATTAAATATCCAGACATAACTATTAAAGAGAAAGAATGGGTAGCAATAACTGGGAAAAGCGGCTCAGGAAAAACCACTTTTTTAAAGTTATTGTTAGGTCTTTATAAGCCAAGTAGCGGGGAAATCCGATACAACAAAAATTTTAGACCGGAACAATTTTCAGAAAACATTGGATATGTTCCACAAATAAATCTTATATTCAACGATAATTTAAGTTATAACTTAAATCTAGACAATTCGAAAGAGCTAAGTAAATTACAAAATGAATTACTCACAAGATTTGGATTAGAAAAAATTGATACTACAATATTTGAAAATCTGGAAAAAGATTTAGGGACAAACTTTGAGCACACAATATCTGGAGGCCAAAAACAAAGATTAGGCATAATTAGAGCATTGGGAAAAGGATACAATATTTTAATATTAGATGAGATAACATCAGCCTTAGATGAAGAGAATGCCAAGAGAATCTTAGAGTTTTTAAAAACATTAGGAGTGACAGTGGTAATGGTTACTCACAAAACAGATTCGATGAAATACTATGATAGAGAGATAAGAATAGATGGCTAA
- a CDS encoding radical SAM protein: MANIMINNNCNLSCEYCFAKNISAPLYMTFTDFKYAVDFIARGKEQIGILGGEPTIHPLFREFVNYLEFNKDVRSFILFTNGINLGNYVELIKYNKMRILLNLNRPSDIGRKYDRIIEGLCKLRSIGKLSNKIAIGLTIYDDKYSDHWLKVMKDNSLNKLRLSIAVPNKRIESSSIEYYKKYKQIIFKYVHEALNNGILPFFDCNVPPPCILENSERQELMDKFSGRPTNVICNKSVCEPVIDILPDLKVIRCFGTKKDTELNLKNFKSLHEIRNYYINEYDKKLIEKHIDSRCKKCVFFQKSLCNSGCLWLIKSE, encoded by the coding sequence ATGGCTAACATAATGATAAACAACAATTGTAATTTATCCTGTGAGTATTGTTTTGCAAAAAATATTTCTGCTCCATTATATATGACTTTCACTGATTTCAAATATGCCGTTGATTTTATTGCAAGAGGTAAAGAACAAATAGGGATTTTAGGTGGTGAACCGACGATTCACCCATTATTTAGAGAATTTGTTAATTATTTAGAATTTAACAAAGATGTAAGATCTTTTATTTTATTCACAAATGGGATTAATTTAGGTAATTATGTGGAGTTAATTAAATACAATAAAATGCGCATATTATTAAACCTAAATAGACCTTCAGACATAGGAAGAAAGTATGATAGAATTATAGAAGGTCTATGTAAATTAAGGAGCATAGGAAAGTTGAGCAATAAAATAGCTATAGGGTTAACCATATATGACGATAAATATTCTGATCATTGGTTAAAAGTTATGAAAGACAATAGTTTAAACAAACTCAGACTGTCGATAGCAGTTCCTAACAAAAGAATAGAATCAAGTAGTATTGAATATTATAAAAAATATAAGCAAATAATATTTAAATATGTGCACGAAGCACTTAACAATGGAATACTACCCTTTTTTGATTGCAATGTTCCACCTCCGTGTATTCTTGAAAACTCTGAAAGGCAGGAGCTTATGGACAAATTTTCCGGAAGACCCACTAACGTTATTTGCAATAAGTCTGTGTGTGAACCTGTTATTGATATTTTACCTGACTTGAAAGTAATACGGTGTTTTGGAACCAAAAAGGATACAGAATTGAATTTAAAGAATTTTAAAAGCTTACATGAAATTAGGAATTATTATATTAATGAATATGATAAGAAACTAATAGAGAAACATATTGATAGCAGATGCAAAAAGTGTGTGTTTTTCCAAAAGTCTTTATGCAACTCAGGGTGTTTATGGCTCATAAAATCAGAGTAA
- a CDS encoding transposase, translating into MKTDDGTKTVEVPWARKNSGFTLLFEVFILELYNHMTVAEIAKKYNTTQNRLWRILDFYVSKDMSVPFKAGAKKHFPKAKIIFDKFHVLNVLSDQLDKVRARENKGYHEILKRTKYLLLKNPNNLTKKDKVRLNETPRKGFKEEQHLDTVQAYGLVLEFKKMFDYKKPSYAAKYFEIKITPSSLNRFLAKNNLGYIKLSQSE; encoded by the coding sequence ATAAAAACAGATGATGGGACAAAGACTGTAGAGGTTCCTTGGGCTCGAAAAAACTCTGGATTCACCTTGTTGTTTGAAGTGTTTATTCTCGAGTTGTACAATCATATGACGGTTGCTGAGATAGCTAAAAAGTATAATACAACCCAAAATAGGTTGTGGAGAATATTAGACTTTTACGTTTCAAAGGATATGTCGGTACCTTTCAAAGCTGGAGCAAAGAAACATTTCCCAAAAGCAAAGATAATATTTGACAAATTTCATGTACTTAATGTATTAAGTGACCAACTTGATAAAGTGAGAGCCAGAGAGAATAAAGGGTACCATGAAATACTCAAAAGGACAAAATACTTGCTATTAAAAAATCCTAACAACCTTACTAAGAAAGATAAAGTTAGACTCAATGAAACGCCCCGAAAGGGGTTCAAGGAAGAACAACATCTTGACACAGTTCAAGCCTACGGATTGGTGCTTGAATTTAAAAAGATGTTCGATTACAAAAAACCTTCTTATGCAGCTAAGTATTTTGAGATAAAAATAACTCCATCATCTCTTAATAGGTTTCTTGCTAAAAATAATCTTGGATACATAAAATTAAGCCAGTCAGAGTGA
- a CDS encoding DNA methyltransferase — MDIEKINKIVKTDIKEGLRRIYPEIFEDNKINFEKLKSLLSGEIIEKEDDRFYFNWAGKSNLYKLIQSPAYGTLKPDKEKSIDFDNKENIVIVGENLETLKLLLKPYFGKVKMIYIDPPYNTGKDFIYRDNFKEPLKDYLEKTGQIDGKGNKLTTNTEASGRYHSDWLNFMYPRLFLARNLLRDDGVIFISKYLAA; from the coding sequence ATGGACATTGAAAAGATCAATAAAATAGTAAAAACTGATATTAAAGAAGGGCTAAGGCGAATTTATCCTGAAATCTTCGAAGATAATAAGATTAATTTTGAAAAGTTGAAATCATTATTAAGTGGTGAAATTATTGAAAAGGAAGATGATAGATTTTATTTTAATTGGGCTGGAAAAAGCAACCTGTATAAACTTATTCAATCTCCCGCCTATGGAACCTTAAAACCAGATAAGGAAAAATCTATAGATTTTGATAATAAAGAAAACATTGTAATTGTTGGAGAAAATTTAGAGACACTAAAACTTTTGCTTAAACCTTACTTTGGTAAAGTGAAAATGATTTATATTGATCCCCCTTATAACACTGGCAAGGATTTTATTTATCGTGATAATTTCAAGGAACCATTGAAGGATTACTTAGAGAAAACTGGACAGATTGATGGTAAAGGAAATAAACTTACAACAAATACAGAAGCAAGTGGAAGGTATCACTCTGACTGGCTTAATTTTATGTATCCAAGATTATTTTTAGCAAGAAACCTATTAAGAGATGATGGAGTTATTTTTATCTCAAAATACTTAGCTGCATAA
- the ligA gene encoding NAD-dependent DNA ligase LigA, translating to MDIPKNIKEHYEKLKSEIEEHNYRYYVLADPIISDQEYDKLFKEFAELEKKYPELKTSDSPTQRIGGIVVEGFNKVNHSIPMLSLDNTYNEEEILDFHKRVLKNLSLNRVEYLCELKIDGVSVALRYTDGLLTQAITRGDGTIGEDITQNVKTIPSIPLKLRKNISVEVRGEIYMPKKEFVRINSEREEKGLPIFANPRNATAGTLKLLDSKEVAKRKLSSFMYYVIFPQNYNLQTQEEAMNFLKEVGFRINPNYKKVEDIEQVIEFWKEWNRRRKELEYEVDGIVVKVNSFELQRILGETTRSPRWAIAFKFEAEQKETKLKAIKLQVGSTGIITPVAEFVPIQLEGTTVKRASLHNFDYIEERDIREGDYVLIEKAGGIIPQVIGPIKEKRTGEEKIIQPPEKCPVCGGKVGKIKSSEVAIRCLNPSCPEKLLRMLENFVSRNAMNIQGLGPKILKRMVDAGLVKDIADLYYLDEQKIRSLGEGIGDKTVENILTQIEQSKNRELYRLINALGIPNVGLKTAKDLAKHFKNLDNLINAKFDDFVKIEGIGEDIANAILKFFSQEEVKKIVKKLKDAGVNTGKKEEEKSEGPLKGLVICQTGALSKMARQEFAEYVESKGGIFSENVTKKTNILVVGENPGSKLDKAQSYGITIMSEEEFFDEYGES from the coding sequence TTGGACATACCAAAAAATATAAAAGAACACTACGAAAAGTTAAAATCAGAGATAGAAGAACATAACTATAGATACTATGTATTAGCTGACCCTATTATTTCCGATCAGGAATACGATAAGCTATTTAAAGAATTCGCAGAGCTCGAAAAAAAATATCCCGAATTGAAAACTTCCGATTCGCCTACTCAAAGGATCGGGGGGATCGTTGTTGAGGGGTTCAATAAAGTAAACCATTCCATACCGATGTTATCTTTAGATAACACCTACAACGAAGAAGAAATCTTAGATTTCCATAAAAGGGTTTTAAAGAACTTGAGTTTAAACCGTGTTGAGTACCTCTGTGAACTGAAGATAGATGGGGTATCGGTAGCTTTAAGGTACACTGATGGGCTATTAACTCAAGCCATAACCAGGGGAGATGGAACAATTGGAGAAGATATCACGCAAAACGTAAAAACCATCCCCTCCATTCCCTTAAAGTTGAGAAAAAATATTTCCGTTGAAGTACGTGGAGAAATATACATGCCAAAAAAGGAATTTGTAAGGATAAATTCTGAAAGGGAAGAAAAAGGGTTGCCTATTTTCGCAAATCCCAGAAATGCCACAGCAGGAACTCTAAAACTTTTGGATAGTAAAGAAGTGGCAAAAAGAAAGCTAAGCTCTTTTATGTATTACGTTATTTTCCCTCAAAATTACAATTTACAGACGCAAGAAGAAGCGATGAATTTTCTGAAAGAAGTTGGATTCAGAATCAATCCTAATTACAAAAAGGTTGAAGATATTGAACAAGTTATAGAATTTTGGAAAGAATGGAATCGAAGGAGAAAGGAATTAGAATACGAAGTAGATGGAATAGTAGTTAAAGTGAACAGTTTTGAATTACAGAGAATCCTTGGAGAAACCACTAGATCCCCACGATGGGCAATTGCCTTCAAATTTGAAGCCGAACAAAAAGAGACTAAGTTAAAAGCTATAAAGCTTCAAGTTGGAAGTACAGGGATAATAACCCCCGTTGCTGAATTTGTTCCTATACAACTCGAAGGAACAACGGTAAAAAGGGCAAGTTTGCACAACTTTGACTATATAGAAGAAAGAGATATAAGGGAAGGCGATTACGTACTAATTGAAAAAGCAGGTGGCATAATACCACAAGTTATAGGGCCCATTAAAGAAAAAAGAACTGGGGAAGAAAAAATAATCCAACCTCCTGAAAAATGTCCTGTATGTGGTGGAAAAGTTGGGAAAATAAAATCTTCTGAAGTGGCAATAAGATGTTTGAATCCCTCTTGTCCAGAAAAGCTTTTAAGAATGTTGGAAAATTTTGTTTCAAGAAACGCAATGAATATTCAAGGACTTGGACCGAAAATATTGAAAAGAATGGTTGATGCGGGCTTAGTTAAAGATATAGCAGATCTTTATTATTTAGACGAACAAAAAATTAGAAGCTTAGGAGAAGGTATAGGAGACAAAACAGTAGAAAATATATTGACTCAAATAGAGCAATCAAAAAATAGAGAATTATATAGATTAATTAATGCCCTTGGTATACCAAATGTGGGATTAAAAACAGCGAAAGATCTTGCAAAACATTTTAAAAATTTAGACAATTTAATAAATGCAAAATTCGATGATTTTGTTAAAATAGAAGGTATTGGTGAAGATATAGCAAATGCAATTCTTAAGTTTTTCTCACAGGAAGAAGTTAAAAAGATTGTTAAAAAACTAAAAGATGCTGGAGTCAACACGGGCAAAAAAGAAGAAGAAAAATCAGAAGGGCCTTTAAAAGGTTTAGTAATATGTCAAACCGGTGCACTGTCAAAAATGGCAAGGCAAGAATTCGCTGAATATGTTGAATCTAAAGGTGGCATTTTCTCTGAAAACGTGACGAAGAAAACGAATATCTTAGTCGTTGGAGAAAACCCTGGTTCTAAATTAGATAAAGCTCAAAGTTACGGAATTACTATAATGAGTGAAGAAGAGTTCTTTGATGAATATGGAGAAAGTTAG